Genomic DNA from Shouchella patagoniensis:
TGTATTATCAAGTGATCTTTCTGATTTGCTGAATACAAGAGAAAGCGACAAAGAACAATTCCGTACCATTTTTGGCGATCATTAAGATAGAGGTGAAGCAAGTTGATTGGTCAAATAAACAGGAGCCTACAAACGACTCCATTTTTTTCAAAAAAAAGAGTATACACATTTCTTCTTACTGTTCTCATTTTCTTCTTGTTTGTCTTACCGATTATTCGTTTATTTTCATTAAGTTTTTTTTCAGATGGGACATTTACATTCGCTAATTATATCGCTATCTTCGCTGAAGCAAGCACGTGGCGTATCCTTGAAAACACCTTTGTGATGGTGTTTGGTTCTACACTCTTAGCAATTGGCCTAGGCTTGTTTTTTGCCTGGGTTGTGGCTTATTCGGACATCCGTGGGAAAAAGCTGATGCAGTTGTTTATTCTCATTCCGTTCATCATTCCGTCCTATATTATCACCTTATCATGGACGCAGTTTATGGGGACAAACGGACTAGTGGGGTCTTTTCTAGGCTTGTTCTCCATTGATACACTCCCATTTAATCTTTACTCCATGAGTGGCATGATTTTTGTACTTGGCCTGTCCCACTTTCCCCTTGTGTTTTTGTTTACAGTCAATGTATTAAGAAAGATTCCACGGGATATGGAATGGGCAGCTCGCGCAAGTGGAGCAACCTCTCAAGACGTTTTCCGTAAGATTACGCTTCCCCTTGCACTCCCTGGATTAGCAGGCGGCGGCTTGCTTGCGTTTATCGCAAACTTAGATAATTTTGGCATCCCTGCCTTTCTAGGAATCCCAGCCAATATTACTGTTCTTAGTACAGCCATCTATCAAGAAGTAGTTGGCTTTGGTCCGTCTGCATTTGCCCGTGCTGCCACGCTTTCTGTTGTTTTATCCGTTTTCGCTTTACTTGGAACAATCATTCAGTGGCGGCTTGTACGCAAAGCAAAGCACACTGATACGGTAGACCAAGACTTTCAGCCTCGCTACCAACTAGGGCGCTTCCGTCTAGTGGCTGAAATCATGCTCTGGGGTTTCTTATTATGTATAACAATTGTCCCTTTCATTTCAATGCTTATGTCCTCTGTCATTCAAGCTTACGGATTGCCATTTAGATGGGACAATTTAACGTTATCACACTATCGATTTGTTTTGTTTGAGAACAATCGAGTGCAAGGGGCAATTGGAAACAGCCTCTTTCTTGCTAGTGTGACGACACTCATTTGTCTCGTACTTGGAACGGCTCTTGCCTATATGAGAGCAAGACAACCAAACGCGCTAAATCGGACACTAGAAGGATTTGTTGGTCTTCCTTATGCCTTGCCGGGGATGGTTCTTGGTCTGGCTATGATTTTTATGTGGTTAGAACCAATCCCAGGTTGGAACCCTGGCATCTATGGCACAATCGGTATTTTGTTAATCGCCTACATTACACGCTTTATGGTGTTACAAGTACGGGGAAGCTTTACCGCAATGGCACAAGTCGACCCCTTAATGGAAGAAGCAGCCCATCTGTTTGGCGCAAATGCTTTTGTCAAATGGAGGCGTATACTCACACCACTCCTACTCCCTGGTGTAGTAAGTGGCGCCTTCCTCGTCTTTCTCACTGCCTTAACCGAATTAACCGTTTCATCACTGCTTTGGTCAAGTGGATCAGAGACAATCGGACTTGTCATTTTCAATTTTGAACAGGCAGGTTATTCGACTCATTCAACTGCATTTTCAATGGTCATTGTAACAGGAATCCTTGCAACAATTGCTAGCTTATATATAGTGCAACACAGATGGAATAGGAGGTTAAAACATGGCAACTGAAATCAATGGCTTACGGAAAGCATTTGGTTCTTTTGAAGCGTTACGCTCCGTTTCCCTTTCCGTTCAACGTGGCGAATTCATCGCGATACTCGGACCCTCTGGGTGTGGAAAGACAACATTACTACGTCTAATTGCTGGGTTTGATCAACCAACAGATGGAGAGATCGTGATTAACGGAACCCAGGTCAGTGCAAAAACAAATGTGATTCCGCCAGAACAAAGAAACATCGGTATGGTCTTTCAATCATTTGCGTTATGGCCACATCTCAACGTACAAGAACAGGTTGAATTTCCCTTACGACATCATCCATA
This window encodes:
- a CDS encoding ABC transporter permease, which codes for MIGQINRSLQTTPFFSKKRVYTFLLTVLIFFLFVLPIIRLFSLSFFSDGTFTFANYIAIFAEASTWRILENTFVMVFGSTLLAIGLGLFFAWVVAYSDIRGKKLMQLFILIPFIIPSYIITLSWTQFMGTNGLVGSFLGLFSIDTLPFNLYSMSGMIFVLGLSHFPLVFLFTVNVLRKIPRDMEWAARASGATSQDVFRKITLPLALPGLAGGGLLAFIANLDNFGIPAFLGIPANITVLSTAIYQEVVGFGPSAFARAATLSVVLSVFALLGTIIQWRLVRKAKHTDTVDQDFQPRYQLGRFRLVAEIMLWGFLLCITIVPFISMLMSSVIQAYGLPFRWDNLTLSHYRFVLFENNRVQGAIGNSLFLASVTTLICLVLGTALAYMRARQPNALNRTLEGFVGLPYALPGMVLGLAMIFMWLEPIPGWNPGIYGTIGILLIAYITRFMVLQVRGSFTAMAQVDPLMEEAAHLFGANAFVKWRRILTPLLLPGVVSGAFLVFLTALTELTVSSLLWSSGSETIGLVIFNFEQAGYSTHSTAFSMVIVTGILATIASLYIVQHRWNRRLKHGN